A part of Tigriopus californicus strain San Diego chromosome 10, Tcal_SD_v2.1, whole genome shotgun sequence genomic DNA contains:
- the LOC131889150 gene encoding protein-lysine N-methyltransferase EEF2KMT-like: protein MTPQDQDEVESLALAIQSHYFQWRSINPIEPQLSQLSAEQAERLCGLVKPALFRSPTAEQFPVLPKHKREFLKRLILILEHSGMSEVDEVFYHEMAHPRPMERCYKSYFLQGQYLLSLVETEALVSRGTTGLQTWQAGVFLLSWLKDRQKSLWPDSRPSRVLELGSGVGYTGIGLLKLGLVQEMVLSDYHPDVLETLALNCRENVSESKGSKWSVESLDWTQFSESDVQALKPIDVIIAADVVFDPSLVPHLARTLGLLLRTTPVAYVACTPRNLDTLELFLSQIASQDLIWSESEISIPNPDHVKIYEMCAKLK, encoded by the coding sequence ATGACACCGCAAGATCAGGACGAGGTGGAGTCGTTGGCTTTGGCGATCCAAAGCCATTACTTCCAATGGCGATCGATCAATCCGATTGAACCCCAGTTATCCCAACTCAGTGCCGAACAAGCTGAGCGATTGTGTGGTCTTGTGAAACCCGCCTTGTTTCGCTCGCCTACGGCGGAGCAATTCCCAGTTCTACCTAAGCACAAGCGCGAATTTCTGAAGCGGCTCATCCTAATCTTGGAACACTCTGGAATGTCTGAGGTAGACGAGGTGTTTTATCATGAAATGGCCCATCCGAGGCCCATGGAACGATGCTATAAATCTTACTTCCTCCAAGGCCAATATCTCCTGAGTCTGGTGGAAACTGAGGCTTTGGTTAGCCGAGGCACCACGGGTCTGCAAACCTGGCAAGCCGGCGTGTTCCTGTTGAGTTGGCTGAAAGATCGTCAGAAGAGTTTATGGCCCGACTCTCGTCCTTCTCGGGTATTAGAATTGGGATCGGGGGTAGGGTACACTGGAATCGGTCTCCTGAAGTTGGGTCTAGTTCAGGAAATGGTACTCAGTGATTATCATCCTGATGTACTGGAGACATTAGCTTTGAATTGTCGGGAAAATGTGTCCGAGTCTAAGGGATCCAAGTGGTCAGTTGAATCTCTGGATTGGACTCAATTCTCGGAGTCGGATGTTCAGGCATTAAAGCCGATTGATGTAATCATAGCCGCTGATGTGGTCTTTGATCCTAGCCTAGTACCGCATCTGGCTCGAACGCTCGGTTTATTGTTGAGAACCACGCCTGTCGCCTATGTGGCGTGCACTCCGCGGAATCTTGATACCCTTGAACtatttttgagtcaaattgcATCCCAAGATCTGATTTGGTCCGAATCCGAGATCTCGATACCCAATCCGGATCATGTTAAGATCTATGAAATGTGCGCTAAATTGAAATAG
- the LOC131888388 gene encoding exocyst complex component 6B-like has protein sequence MAANPPPPPCSAQPSSSNTGSPATGLAPPIEPAAASASSSLSHPVPLESLQARHASYPASSPHPDHGELFLQEIEAVDDYWGPTFRAIYESDASQAFLERLEQRTHEHDAEIEKMCNHHYQGFISSVRDLLGVRSDAETLKAEVGAIDNDIRNSGQGVAVKARDLVKARRVERNIAATIESLSLCLPVLQMFTKLNKQMSEKRFHPALKTLEQLEHTYLPRIAKYRFSKQMQASIPRLREGIKEASISELKDFLEKIREYSPRIGELAMRKTALKMNLDHTLAKDHGAQSGIPSNPFGGDIDDDEDDQLNGTRLSLSPDKSPQAAQDFVDFGPVYRGLHIYTKLGERDKFQSYYQKQRLQQAKLTQQPPPNMHESIEGYSAFFYGIIGFFACEDHVLNTGNGLITRGYLDELWKGMSTGIKETLQQHSAYCTESGFILKIKNLMLLFSRTLQSYGFDDDQMSSLLQELRDHYTEVLMLKWVAKFSAIFKVDNYHPIEVNNPDEYSSVTNNFPLTSPSLEEAPFPRQFPFSAMVPKVYNEVKEFILSCVQFSQDLHLSFEEIDQAVRKATNTLLTPTLSGCLSNLIRTSNLSLLQLIQIDINTYHLEETNVHLEKYISDITGANLENSSKSRLQARAIFKDIRVEAEEEIHCKLISKMDEFIELASYDWLMSEPEGTSSSWLTDLIAFLNSVFLSFTNLPVKLAQKTCMSALQYLAKCIQAMLLDESVKALSHGFIQQLDLDVVQCEQFAASEPVTGLEEGVLLLCFSDLRQLLDLFVSWDWSNYLADYGNPTSKYIRVKPQHALILLDKLKEAEKKNMFGIMNKKDRDKKRLVDIVYKQLKNLTLQQTNGV, from the exons ATGGCCGCCAACCCACCTCCTCCGCCTTGTTCCGCTCAGCCCTCTTCCTCGAACACCGGATCGCCCGCCACGGGTCTCGCCCCACCCATCGAACCCGCCGCCGCCTCTGCCTCCTCCTCCCTGTCCCATCCGGTCCCGCTGGAGTCCCTTCAGGCCCGTCACGCCTCCTACCCGGCCTCCTCGCCCCATCCCGACCATGGCGAACTGTTCCTGCAAGAGATTGAGGCCGTGGACGATTATTGGGGCCCGACTTTTCGTGCCATCTACGAATCCGATGCTTCGCAAGCCTTTCTCGAGCGGTTGGAACAAAGGACCCATGAGCACGATGCCGAGATCGAGAAGATGTGCAATCATCACTACCAAGGGTTCATCTCGTCGGTCCGAGATCTCTTGGGCGTCCGATCGGATGCCGAGACCCTTAAGGCCGAGGTAGGGGCCATAGACAACGATATTCGAAACTCGGGGCAGGGAGTGGCCGTCAAAGCCCGAGATCTGGTCAAGGCCCGTCGAGTTGAGCGGAATATCGCGGCCACCATTGAGTCGTTGTCGTTGTGCTTGCCTGTGCTGCAAATGTTCACCAAGTTGAACAAGCAAATGAGTGAGAAGCGGTTCCATCCCGCCTTGAAGACTCTGGAGCAATTGGAACACACCTATCTACCCCGCATAGCCAAATACAG ATTTTCGAAACAAATGCAAGCCAGCATCCCGCGGTTGAGAGAGGGCATCAAGGAGGCCTCTATAAGTGAGCTCAAGGATTTCCTGGAGAAGATCCGCGAGTATTCGCCTCGCATTGGCGAGCTGGCCATGCGCAAAACGGCGCTGAAAATGAACCTGGATCACACGTTGGCCAAAGATCATGGCGCTCAATCTGGGATTCCGTCCAATCCGTTCGGTGGAGATATCgacgatgacgaggatgacCAATTGAACGGCACGCGGCTCTCCCTATCCCCGGACAAATCGCCTCAAGCCGCTCAGGACTTTGTGGACTTTGGTCCCGTGTATCGGGGGTTACATATATACACCAAACTGGGGGAACGCGACAAATTCCAGAGTTATTATCAGAAACAGAGACTTCAACAAGCCAAATTAACGCAACAACCTCCGCCCAATATGCACGAGTCCATCGAAGGATATAGTGCGTTTTTCTATG GCATCATCGGATTCTTCGCTTGCGAGGACCACGTGTTGAACACGGGTAACGGACTGATCACCCGTGGTTACTTAGATGAGTTGTGGAAAGGCATGTCCACGGGGATCAAGGAGACCTTGCAACAGCATTCGGCCTATTGTACTGAGTCCgggttcattttgaaaatcaaaaaccTTATGTTGCTCTTCTCGCGAACTCTTCAGTCCTATGGATTTGACGACGATCAAATGAGCTCCTTACTCCAAGAGCTCCGAGATCACTATACCGAGGTACTCATGCTGAAGTGGGTGGCCAAGTTTTCGGCGATTTTCAAGGTTGATAACTATCACCCAATCGA GGTCAACAATCCAGATGAATATTCTAGTGTCACAAATAACTTCCCGTTGACAAGTCCATCATTGGAGGAAGCACCCTTTCCCCgacaatttccattttctgccatggTGCCCAAAGTGTACAATGAAGTGAAAGAATTCATTCTGTCGTGTGTTCAGTTCTCGCAAGATCTCCACCTTAGTTTCGAGGAGATCGACCAAGCCGTGCGAAAGGCCACCAACACCCTCCTAACTCCAACATTAAGTGGATGTTTATCCAACTTGATCCGCACCTCCAATCTAAGCTTACTCCAGCTCATCCAGATTGACATCAACACCTATCATTTGGAAGAAACGAACGTTCATTTAGAGAAATACATCTCAGACATCACAG GCGCCAACCTTGAAAATAGCTCCAAGTCTCGGCTGCAAGCTCGAGCCATTTTTAAGGACATTCGTGTTGAGGCTGAGGAAGAGATCCATTGcaaactcatttccaaaatgGACGAATTCATCGAGTTGGCCAGTTACGATTGGCTCATGTCCGAGCCTGAAGGCACTTCTTCGTCGTGGTTGACCGACCTTATCGCATTCCTCAATAGTGTCTTCCTATCCTTTACGAACTTGCCAGTCAAGCTGGCTCAGAAAACGTGCATGTCGGCCTTGCAATATTTGGCCAAGTGCATACAAGCCATGCTCCTAGATGAGAGTGTCAAAGCCTTATCGCACGGTTTCATCCAGCAATTGGACTTGGATGTGGTTCAATGCGAGCAATTCGCAGCAAGTGAGCCAGTTACCGGTTTAGAG GAGGGCGTGCTCCTACTTTGCTTTTCTGATTTAAGGCAGTTGTTAGATCTGTTTGTCAGTTGGGATTGGAGCAATTACCTGGCCGATTATGGAAATCCCACATCCAAATACATTCGGGTGAAGCCACAACACGCCTTGATTCTCTTGGATAAATTGAAGGAGGCTGAGAAGAAGAATATGTTTGGTATCATGAACAAGAAAGATCGGGATAAGAAACGCCTCGTGGACATTGTGTACAAGCAGTTGAAGAATCTGACTCTTCAGCAAACCAACGGCGTGTGA
- the LOC131888892 gene encoding pre-mRNA-splicing factor syf1 homolog has protein sequence MTLSGDDLKAALDAPSSGIHVVFNDEDLPFEEELLRNPHSLKSWLRYIDARSEAPKKSLNLLYERALKALPGSYKLWYHYLKVRRKQVKGRCLTDPIFEEVNNAFERALVFMHKMPRIWMDYCTFLVSQQKITRTRRVLDRALRALPITQHDRIWKIYVNFIKRHPIPETSVRVFRRYLQLCPEQAEDFVDYLKEAGNLDEAAKWLAKIVNNQDFVSKHGKSNHALWYELCELISKNPLDVKSLNVDAIIRGGLRRYTDQVGHLWNSLADYYIRSGLFERARDIYEESIQTVTTVRDFTQVFDAYAQFEELALSKRMEDLEGNEQPSQDEELEIEMLMARFEDLMERRPLLLNSVLLRQNPHNVAEWQKRVTLLEGKPHEIISTYTEAVQTVDAKQAVGKLNSLWVNFAKFYETNKQIGDARIIFEKATHVSYLKVDDLANVWCEWVEMELRHDHHEECLKLLQRATAPPPRKVSYHDAAETVQVRLHKSLKVWSLYADLEESFGTFQSTKAVYDRILDLKIATPQIIINFGLFLKENNYFEEAFKCYEKGIALFRWPNVFDIWNTYLSEFLERYGGKKLERARDLFEQCLETCPEKYAKPIFLLFAKLEEEHGMARHAMAVYDRAIDAVEKSERCALFNIYLRKAAEIYGVTRTRQIYEKAIEVLEDREARDMCQRFAEMETKLGEIDRARAIYGHCSQMCDPRVAPQFWAAWKDFEVRHGNEDTVREMLRIKRSVQHIYNTQVNMMSAQMLQDGVNAPSTLDELAAVSPDSDIKDEMRLLEAKAVEKDGTNSSSVSFVRGETQSKEVEALAKQPTVNPAEIDLGDDDDEDDSDEENEEETEKAPKPARIGGVEKQAIPAQVFGSLKRNEDDEED, from the coding sequence ATGACCTTAAGCGGCGACGACCTGAAGGCCGCTCTGGATGCGCCCTCTTCCGGCATTCACGTGGTGTTCAATGACGAGGACCTGCCCTTTGAAGAGGAGCTGCTCCGGAATCCGCACTCGCTCAAGTCCTGGTTGCGCTACATCGACGCTCGCTCGGAAGCCCCGAAAAAGAGTCTGAACCTGTTGTACGAGCGAGCCCTCAAGGCGCTACCCGGGTCGTACAAGCTCTGGTATCACTACCTCAAGGTCCGTCGGAAGCAAGTCAAAGGCCGATGTCTGACAGATCCGATTTTCGAAGAAGTGAACAACGCCTTCGAGCGCGCCCTGGTTTTCATGCACAAGATGCCCCGGATCTGGATGGATTATTGCACCTTTCTCGTGTCCCAACAGAAGATCACGCGTACTCGCCGCGTCCTGGATCGGGCCTTACGCGCCCTGCCCATCACCCAACACGATCGCATCTGGAAGATCTatgtcaatttcatcaagCGACACCCGATTCCAGAAACCTCGGTTCGAGTGTTCCGCCGATATCTTCAGTTGTGTCCTGAGCAAGCCGAGGATTTCGTGGACTACCTAAAGGAAGCAGGGAATTTGGATGAAGCCGCCAAGTGGTTGGCCAAAATCGTAAATAATCAAGATTTTGTCTCGAAACACGGCAAGTCGAACCACGCCTTGTGGTACGAGTTGTGTGAATTGATCTCGAAGAACCCCTTGGACGTCAAATCGCTCAATGTGGACGCGATTATTCGCGGGGGTCTGCGGCGATACACGGATCAGGTGGGCCATCTATGGAATTCATTGGCCGATTATTATATCCGAAGCGGTCTTTTCGAGCGGGCACGGGATATTTACGAGGAGTCAATCCAGACCGTGACCACGGTCAGAGATTTTACCCAGGTGTTTGACGCTTACGCTCAATTCGAGGAGTTGGCTCTGTCCAAGCGAATGGAAGACCTTGAGGGCAACGAGCAACCCTCGCAGGATGAAGAATTGGAGATTGAAATGCTCATGGCCCGATTCGAAGACCTCATGGAGCGACGGCCGCTTTTGCTGAATTCAGTGTTGCTGCGGCAAAATCCGCATAATGTGGCGGAATGGCAAAAGCGCGTGACTTTGCTGGAGGGTAAACCCCACGAGATCATTAGTACCTACACGGAAGCCGTCCAGACTGTGGATGCCAAGCAAGCGGTGGGCAAGTTGAACTCACTTTGGGTGAATTTTGCCAAGTTCTACGAGACCAATAAACAGATTGGCGATGCTCGAATCATTTTCGAAAAAGCCACTCATGTGTCATATTTGAAAGTCGACGATCTGGCCAATGTCTGGTGTGAATGGGTGGAAATGGAACTCCGACACGATCACCACGAAGAATGCTTGAAACTCTTGCAACGGGCTACGGCTCCGCCTCCTCGTAAAGTGTCCTACCACGATGCAGCCGAAACGGTTCAAGTCCGTCTGCACAAATCTCTCAAAGTCTGGTCGTTGTACGCAGATCTGGAGGAGAGCTTTGGTACGTTTCAGTCGACCAAGGCGGTTTATGATCGCATCCTTGATCTCAAGATCGCTACTCCTCAAATCATTATCAATTTTGGACTTTTCCTCAAGGAGAACAACTATTTCGAAGAGGCGTTCAAATGCTACGAGAAAGGCATTGCTCTTTTCCGATGGCCTAATGTCTTTGATATCTGGAACACGTACCTCTCCGAGTTCTTGGAACGCTATGGTGGAAAGAAACTGGAACGCGCTCGTGATCTGTTCGAACAATGCCTGGAGACTTGCCCCGAGAAGTATGCCAAGCCCATCTTTTTGCTGTTCGCCAAATTGGAAGAGGAGCACGGGATGGCTCGTCACGCCATGGCCGTTTACGATCGGGCCATTGATGCCGTCGAAAAGTCCGAACGCTGCGCCCTGTTCAATATCTATCTCCGGAAAGCGGCCGAGATCTACGGCGTGACCAGGACCCGACAAATCTACGAAAAAGCCATCGAAGTCCTGGAAGACCGCGAAGCACGCGATATGTGTCAACGATTCGCCGAAATGGAGACTAAATTGGGAGAAATTGATCGAGCTCGTGCCATCTACGGGCATTGCTCACAAATGTGCGATCCTCGAGTGGCACCACAGTTTTGGGCCGCATGGAAAGACTTTGAAGTTCGTCACGGTAACGAGGACACGGTACGGGAGATGTTACGAATCAAGCGATCCGTTCAACATATCTACAACACTCAGGTCAACATGATGTCGGCTCAGATGTTGCAAGATGGCGTTAATGCCCCGTCCACGTTGGATGAGTTGGCCGCTGTTAGCCCGGACTCGGACATCAAGGATGAGATGCGACTTCTGGAAGCAAAGGCGGTCGAAAAAGACGGCACAAATTCGTCTTCCGTCTCATTTGTCCGTGGGGAGACTCAATCCAAGGAAGTTGAGGCATTGGCTAAACAGCCCACAGTGAACCCGGCCGAGATCGACTtaggtgatgatgatgacgaggacgaTAGCGACGAGGAAAACGAAGAGGAAACCGAGAAAGCACCCAAACCTGCCCGAATCGGGGGAGTGGAAAAGCAAGCCATTCCAGCCCAAGTTTTCGGAAGTCTCAAACGAAAcgaagacgatgaagaagatTGA
- the LOC131889151 gene encoding small ribosomal subunit protein eS17-like, which translates to MGRVRTKTVKKAAKVIIEKYYTKLNLDFHTNKRIIEEVAVIPSKPLRNKIAGFITHLMKRLQRSTVRGISIKLQEEERERRDNYVPDVSALEQDIIEIDQDTKEMLKAMDLQNIPGLQVTTARGGGGGGGFRN; encoded by the coding sequence ATGGGTCGTGTGCGTACCAAGACCGTCAAGAAGGCCGCCAAGGTCATCATTGAGAAATACTACACCAAGTTGAACTTGGATTTCCACACCAACAAGCGGATTATCGAGGAAGTGGCCGTGATCCCGTCCAAGCCGCTCCGCAACAAGATCGCCGGATTCATCACGCATTTGATGAAACGCCTTCAGCGATCCACCGTGCGCGGCATCTCCATTAAGCTCCAAGAAGAGGAGCGCGAGCGACGCGACAACTACGTGCCCGATGTGTCCGCTTTGGAGCAAGATATCATCGAGATCGATCAGGACACCAAGGAGATGTTGAAGGCCATGGATCTCCAGAACATCCCCGGACTACAGGTGACCACTGCCCGTGGCGGcggaggtggtggtggattCCGAAACTGA
- the LOC131888900 gene encoding keratinocyte-associated protein 2-like: MTLNESASAVVSLVFAVLTFSSMQIFKLQFQSSQGGTILGGLTGSLIFVFLLTTLNNLERVIFGKGFQAKWFEVGLSLVMAVMASAAVHRVSASTCFLFSLGMLYGMAKIAQDAYGLGSVGSSGHAHHDKGKKKK, encoded by the coding sequence ATGACGTTGAACGAAAGTGCTTCGGCAGTGGTGTCCTTGGTGTTTGCCGTTCTCACGTTCTCGAGCATGCAGATATTCAAGCTCCAGTTCCAGTCCAGTCAGGGTGGGACCATCTTGGGCGGGTTGACGGGCTCTCTCATCTTCGTGTTCCTTCTCACGACCTTAAACAACTTGGAGCGCGTCATTTTCGGCAAAGGGTTCCAAGCCAAGTGGTTCGAGGTGGGATTGAGCCTTGTGATGGCCGTCATGGCCTCGGCTGCTGTTCATCGGGTGTCAGCCTCAACTTGTTTCTTGTTCTCCTTGGGCATGCTCTACGGCATGGCCAAGATTGCCCAAGATGCGTACGGATTGGGATCGGTGGGCTCGTCAGGACACGCTCATCACGACaagggcaagaagaagaagtaa